One window of Cohnella hashimotonis genomic DNA carries:
- a CDS encoding carbohydrate ABC transporter permease: MDVENRKWQWAAHAVLILLSLACVLPFILLFMASITDEKTIVANGYSFFPSRISFSAYEYLWNQSSQIFHAYGITVLVTVIGTFASLVITSLLAYPLSRRDLPGGQFIAFVVFFTLLFNGGLVPTYMVYTQVLDVKNTLLALLLPWLLMNGFNVLLMRTFFQTTVPLAVLESASIDGAGEFKTYYRIVLPLSLPILATVGMFQGLAYWNDWNNGLVFVTEPNLFSLQNVLNRIMNDIQFLTTSGGAGSSQALAALPSETFRMAIAVIGVVPILIAYPFFQKYFVRGMTIGAVKG, from the coding sequence ATGGACGTTGAAAACCGAAAGTGGCAATGGGCCGCGCATGCGGTCCTGATCCTGCTGTCGCTCGCCTGCGTACTGCCGTTTATTCTGCTGTTCATGGCTTCGATCACCGACGAGAAAACGATCGTCGCGAACGGGTACTCGTTTTTCCCGTCCCGCATCAGCTTCAGCGCCTACGAATACTTGTGGAACCAGTCGAGTCAGATTTTCCACGCGTACGGGATCACGGTGCTCGTGACCGTCATCGGCACGTTCGCGAGCCTCGTCATCACTTCGCTGCTCGCCTACCCGCTGTCGCGCAGGGATCTGCCCGGCGGCCAGTTCATCGCCTTCGTCGTCTTCTTCACGCTGCTGTTCAACGGCGGCCTCGTGCCAACCTACATGGTGTACACGCAAGTGCTCGACGTGAAAAACACGCTGCTGGCGCTGCTGCTCCCCTGGCTGCTCATGAACGGCTTCAACGTGCTGCTCATGCGCACCTTTTTCCAGACGACCGTGCCGCTTGCCGTACTCGAATCCGCGAGCATCGACGGCGCAGGCGAGTTCAAGACCTACTATCGAATCGTCCTGCCGCTATCGCTGCCGATTCTGGCGACGGTCGGCATGTTCCAGGGCCTCGCCTATTGGAACGACTGGAACAACGGGCTTGTGTTCGTGACCGAGCCGAACCTGTTCAGCCTGCAGAACGTGCTCAACCGCATCATGAACGACATCCAGTTCCTCACGACGAGCGGCGGCGCGGGCAGCAGCCAGGCGCTGGCGGCCTTGCCGAGCGAGACGTTCCGCATGGCGATCGCCGTCATCGGCGTCGTGCCGATTTTGATCGCCTATCCGTTTTTCCAGAAGTATTTCGTCAGAGGCATGACGATCGGCGCGGTTAAGGGTTGA
- a CDS encoding sensor histidine kinase: MFSRLAKIPWRSIRVKLVLGLLAVTLPLIALLIYNNQYSVGVVHNQVAMSNENLIRIYMKQIDGQLTEAERHMVALQTTDPNVQTMGESASEDAYMLAKSAVSRKLSSDLTVYPYIDGFFVYSAARKDIVEAFRGSFTYAELVAMRQTMEQKVDTLISHPEYTNAAWKAERIGEPYHLVRVFGDGNLYIGAWVRVASLVEPLRSTRTGDETAVLMVNAAGEQLYSTRPLEEAGLDFSRGFGDGYYLSGRGHSHLIVGEASGKGDFGLAAAIPDRSILENLPYLKRATAIVIVLAVLMLPLGFWFLRQLLLLPLRKMVAAMRLIGQGNFSTRMEERQAPDEFQLVHQTFNLMSSQIEALKINVYEEQISKQRAELKQLQLQINPHFFMNSLNILYNLAQVKQYGLIQEMTMSLVQYFRYMFQSRRSLVLLQDELGHIGNYLRIQRMRFAGQLECAIRVPDYLGETRIPPLLLQTIVENTIKHAVRADGRTTLTIEAALDDLAEQPMVCLTVRDDGPGYSEGALADFRYGRVPTDGEGDHIGLWNARERLRLQYGDQAWMECYNDDPHGAVTEIAVPLNADGKGRKGDAYALDRR, translated from the coding sequence ATGTTCAGCCGACTCGCGAAAATTCCTTGGCGCTCGATTCGGGTCAAGCTGGTGCTTGGCCTTTTGGCCGTTACGCTGCCGCTGATCGCGCTGCTGATCTATAACAACCAATACAGCGTGGGCGTCGTCCACAACCAGGTGGCGATGTCGAACGAGAATCTGATCCGCATCTATATGAAGCAGATCGACGGACAGCTGACCGAGGCCGAGCGGCATATGGTCGCCTTGCAGACGACGGACCCGAACGTGCAGACGATGGGAGAGTCCGCGTCGGAAGATGCCTACATGCTGGCGAAGAGCGCCGTCTCGCGCAAGCTGTCTTCCGACCTGACCGTCTACCCGTATATCGACGGCTTCTTCGTCTACTCGGCGGCCCGGAAGGATATCGTGGAGGCATTCCGGGGCTCGTTCACCTATGCGGAGCTCGTCGCCATGCGCCAAACGATGGAACAAAAGGTGGATACGCTGATCTCCCACCCGGAATATACGAACGCCGCATGGAAGGCGGAGCGCATTGGCGAGCCGTACCATCTGGTCCGCGTCTTCGGCGACGGCAATCTCTATATCGGCGCGTGGGTCCGCGTAGCCTCGCTGGTGGAGCCGCTGCGCAGCACGCGGACGGGCGACGAGACCGCCGTTCTGATGGTTAACGCGGCGGGCGAGCAGCTGTACAGCACGCGTCCGCTGGAGGAAGCGGGACTGGACTTCTCGCGCGGGTTCGGCGACGGGTATTATTTGTCGGGACGCGGACACTCGCATCTGATCGTGGGCGAAGCGTCCGGCAAAGGGGATTTCGGCCTGGCAGCGGCGATTCCGGACCGTTCGATTCTGGAAAATCTGCCGTATCTCAAGCGGGCGACGGCGATCGTCATCGTGCTCGCGGTGCTGATGCTGCCGCTTGGCTTCTGGTTTCTTCGCCAACTGCTGCTGCTGCCGCTCCGCAAGATGGTCGCCGCCATGCGGCTGATCGGGCAGGGCAACTTCAGCACGCGCATGGAGGAGCGGCAGGCGCCGGACGAATTTCAGCTGGTCCATCAGACCTTTAACCTGATGAGCTCCCAGATCGAGGCGCTCAAAATCAATGTGTACGAGGAGCAGATCAGCAAGCAGCGCGCCGAGCTCAAGCAGCTGCAGCTGCAGATCAACCCGCACTTTTTCATGAATTCGCTCAACATCCTGTACAACTTGGCGCAGGTCAAGCAGTACGGCCTCATTCAGGAAATGACGATGTCCCTTGTCCAGTACTTCCGTTATATGTTCCAGAGCAGACGGTCGCTCGTGCTGCTGCAGGACGAGCTGGGCCATATCGGCAACTATTTGCGCATCCAGCGGATGCGATTTGCCGGGCAGCTGGAATGCGCGATCCGTGTGCCCGACTATCTCGGCGAGACGCGGATACCTCCGCTTCTGCTGCAGACGATCGTGGAAAATACGATCAAGCACGCGGTCCGGGCGGACGGACGGACGACGCTAACGATCGAAGCCGCGTTGGACGATCTGGCCGAGCAGCCCATGGTGTGCCTGACCGTTCGGGACGACGGGCCGGGCTACTCGGAAGGGGCACTGGCGGACTTCCGGTACGGCCGCGTGCCGACGGACGGCGAAGGCGATCATATCGGCCTGTGGAACGCCCGCGAGCGTCTTCGCCTCCAGTACGGAGATCAAGCTTGGATGGAATGCTACAACGACGACCCGCACGGCGCGGTGACGGAGATCGCGGTGCCGCTGAACGCGGACGGGAAGGGGAGGAAGGGCGATGCATACGCTCTTGATCGTAGATGA
- a CDS encoding response regulator, translated as MHTLLIVDDEPLAVEGIRSGVDWDAIGIGRVLTAYGAEQAKTVFGEVPVDVMLCDIEMPQGSGLQLLEWVRARYPRTQTIFLTCHADFQYAKQAIQLGSLDYLLKPIPYADLEASVRKALVKFDEESELSEFSQYGKYWVQHQPLLVERFWLDILNHEIPPQSEAVAKAAEARNIPYSGELVFVPLLIRIRRWYREFSLRDKKILSYALRKSAEELVMERHDSGLLLSPAEETMLAVLGGDGRETVDLLRLKSSCEAYMAACPRYFYCDVACYIGEPAHVHEMGEGYRRLLERDANNVSYDSRVFLPGEQRAEARAHSLPDMGVWAVLLKEGARDKVLQAAEAYIGEQLRAGALTPSLLGAFVQDFQQTVHYVLQVKGIQAHRLLGDRDSSELYARATRSAQDALAWIRHAVGKAMDYASALEHSPSVVEQAKAYIREHLDADISREDIAAHVFLNPDYLTRVFKRDTGQSISDYLLQQRLDIAAQLLENTDMPVSAVASKIGYANFSHFSRMFKKYMDAGPAEYRQRHAAGRHSEAQSRQSDSPRS; from the coding sequence ATGCATACGCTCTTGATCGTAGATGACGAACCGCTCGCGGTAGAGGGCATTCGCTCGGGCGTGGATTGGGACGCGATCGGTATCGGCCGCGTGCTGACCGCATATGGCGCGGAGCAGGCCAAGACCGTGTTCGGCGAGGTGCCGGTGGACGTCATGCTGTGCGACATCGAGATGCCTCAGGGCTCTGGCCTGCAGCTGCTGGAATGGGTGCGTGCGCGCTACCCGAGGACGCAGACGATATTCCTGACCTGCCACGCGGATTTTCAATACGCCAAGCAGGCGATTCAGCTGGGCAGCCTGGATTATTTGCTCAAGCCGATTCCTTACGCGGACCTGGAGGCGTCGGTGCGAAAAGCGCTCGTCAAGTTCGACGAAGAGAGCGAGCTCAGCGAGTTCAGCCAGTACGGCAAGTATTGGGTGCAGCATCAGCCGCTGCTCGTCGAGCGGTTCTGGCTGGACATCCTGAACCACGAAATTCCGCCGCAGTCGGAGGCGGTCGCCAAAGCCGCCGAAGCGCGCAATATCCCGTACTCGGGCGAGCTGGTTTTCGTCCCGCTGCTGATCCGGATTCGGAGATGGTACAGGGAGTTCTCCTTGCGCGACAAAAAAATTCTGTCTTACGCGCTGCGCAAGTCGGCCGAAGAACTCGTGATGGAGCGGCACGACAGCGGGCTGCTGCTGTCGCCGGCGGAGGAGACGATGCTGGCGGTGCTGGGCGGAGACGGCCGTGAGACAGTCGATCTCCTGCGGCTGAAGTCGTCCTGCGAAGCGTATATGGCGGCGTGTCCGCGGTATTTTTATTGCGACGTAGCCTGCTATATCGGCGAGCCGGCGCACGTCCACGAGATGGGCGAGGGCTACAGGAGGCTGCTCGAGCGGGACGCGAACAACGTGTCGTACGACAGCCGCGTGTTCCTTCCGGGCGAACAGCGTGCCGAAGCGCGGGCGCATTCGCTCCCGGATATGGGCGTCTGGGCGGTTCTGCTGAAGGAAGGCGCGCGGGACAAGGTGCTGCAGGCGGCCGAAGCCTACATCGGCGAACAGCTGCGCGCCGGCGCACTCACGCCTTCGCTGCTCGGCGCGTTCGTGCAGGATTTTCAGCAGACCGTCCATTACGTATTGCAGGTTAAAGGCATCCAGGCGCATCGGCTGCTCGGCGATCGCGATTCGTCCGAGCTGTACGCCCGCGCGACCCGGTCCGCGCAGGACGCACTGGCCTGGATCCGCCATGCGGTGGGCAAGGCGATGGACTACGCGTCGGCGCTCGAGCATTCGCCCAGCGTGGTGGAGCAGGCCAAAGCGTACATCCGCGAGCATCTGGACGCCGACATCTCCAGAGAGGATATCGCGGCGCATGTCTTCCTCAACCCCGACTATCTGACGCGCGTGTTCAAACGGGATACGGGCCAGTCCATCTCGGACTACTTGCTGCAGCAGCGTCTCGACATCGCCGCCCAGCTGCTCGAGAACACGGACATGCCGGTCAGCGCCGTCGCGAGCAAGATCGGCTACGCCAACTTCTCGCACTTTTCGCGCATGTTCAAGAAGTACATGGACGCGGGCCCGGCCGAATATCGCCAGCGGCATGCCGCAGGCCGGCATAGCGAAGCACAAAGTCGGCAAAGTGACAGCCCGAGGTCGTGA
- a CDS encoding ABC transporter substrate-binding protein: MSKKNTAAASLLLATAVALSACGGNNDGNNAAPSGSSAASGNPAPSGSGSAAPSGKMEEITVTFPMISTVIPQMPAIEAAINKISQAKINTTVKLKAISSGEWVQQTNLMFTSNETMDLMYVSGGLYSSMVAKNQLVALDELLGQYGEGVKAAVGEDYINVPKIKGAIYAVPSVRDLASSYGVIMRKDLIDKYNIDVDAIKTLDDFAAALKTVKAGEPDFAPLVPPGVNMSFLDGYMTYDNLGDSLGVLPNYDNGLKVVDLYESQEYKELVTKFRQWYQDGYVLKDASTNKTSTFELLRSGKGFAYFAAIKPGIAEQEGKAAGTEVVAKELTPVIARTGTVTGAMWGIPVNSKHRESAMKFLNLMYADKDIVNLLDWGIEGEHYAKVDGQDGVIKYPEGVNAANTTYNMPLGWMFGNQFLSYTMEGGDADIWNKMDAFNKSAQHSKAMGFAFDATPVKTEFAAVSNVVTQYKLPLETGSVDPEKVLPEFIAKLKSAGIDKIVAEKQKQLDEWAKANPTP; encoded by the coding sequence ATGAGCAAGAAAAACACGGCCGCGGCTTCGCTGCTGCTCGCGACGGCGGTGGCGCTGTCGGCTTGCGGCGGCAACAACGACGGCAACAACGCGGCGCCGAGCGGCAGCTCGGCGGCAAGCGGCAATCCGGCTCCGTCCGGCAGCGGCTCGGCCGCGCCGAGCGGCAAGATGGAAGAGATCACCGTCACTTTTCCGATGATCAGCACCGTCATTCCGCAGATGCCGGCCATCGAAGCGGCGATCAACAAAATTTCGCAGGCCAAAATCAACACGACCGTCAAGCTGAAGGCGATCAGCTCGGGCGAATGGGTGCAGCAGACGAATCTGATGTTCACCAGCAACGAGACGATGGACCTCATGTACGTGAGCGGAGGCCTATACAGCAGCATGGTCGCCAAGAACCAGCTGGTGGCGCTCGACGAGCTGCTCGGCCAGTACGGAGAGGGCGTCAAGGCGGCTGTCGGCGAGGATTATATCAACGTGCCCAAGATCAAGGGCGCCATTTATGCGGTGCCGTCCGTGCGCGACCTGGCGAGCAGTTACGGCGTGATCATGCGCAAGGATCTCATCGACAAGTACAACATCGACGTCGACGCGATCAAGACGCTGGACGACTTCGCTGCCGCGCTGAAGACGGTCAAGGCCGGCGAGCCGGACTTCGCGCCGCTCGTGCCGCCGGGCGTCAACATGTCTTTCCTGGACGGTTATATGACGTACGACAATCTGGGCGACTCGCTGGGCGTGCTGCCGAACTACGACAACGGCCTGAAGGTCGTCGATCTGTACGAGTCGCAGGAATACAAAGAGCTAGTGACGAAGTTCCGCCAGTGGTACCAAGACGGCTATGTTCTGAAGGATGCATCGACGAACAAGACGTCGACGTTCGAGCTGCTCCGCTCCGGCAAGGGCTTCGCCTATTTCGCCGCGATTAAACCGGGCATCGCCGAGCAGGAAGGGAAGGCCGCCGGCACCGAAGTCGTCGCCAAAGAGCTGACGCCCGTCATCGCCAGGACCGGCACCGTCACCGGCGCCATGTGGGGCATTCCCGTCAATTCCAAGCATCGCGAATCGGCGATGAAGTTCCTTAACTTGATGTATGCGGACAAGGATATCGTCAATCTGCTCGACTGGGGCATCGAAGGCGAGCACTATGCGAAGGTCGACGGCCAGGACGGCGTCATCAAGTATCCGGAGGGCGTCAACGCCGCCAATACGACCTACAACATGCCGCTCGGCTGGATGTTCGGCAACCAGTTCCTGTCCTACACGATGGAAGGCGGCGACGCCGACATCTGGAACAAGATGGACGCGTTCAACAAAAGCGCGCAGCACTCCAAGGCGATGGGCTTCGCCTTCGACGCGACGCCGGTCAAGACCGAGTTCGCGGCGGTGTCCAACGTCGTCACCCAATACAAGCTGCCACTGGAGACGGGCAGCGTCGATCCGGAAAAGGTACTGCCCGAGTTCATCGCCAAGCTGAAGTCGGCGGGCATCGACAAGATCGTCGCCGAGAAGCAGAAGCAGCTGGACGAGTGGGCGAAGGCCAATCCGACTCCGTAA
- a CDS encoding ABC transporter permease, producing the protein MLVPGLAYLVLNNYLPLFGLSIAFKNIDYSKGIWGSDWIGFDNFEYLFKTSDALLITRNTLLYNAVFIVLGLGLAIAVAILLNEIKNRFASRLYQSVIILPFLISIILVSYLVYAMLSTDTGFLNKTLLPALGIEPIAWYTEPKYWPYILTFVHLWKGVGYNCIVFLAAIIGIDGEYYEAARLDGASKWLQIRKITIPMITPVIIMLMLLAIGRIFYADFGLFYQVPLNSGALFETTNVIDTYVFRGLMQLGDIGMSSAAGFYQSVVGFVLVLISNYIVRKINKENALF; encoded by the coding sequence ATGCTGGTGCCGGGACTCGCGTACCTGGTCCTCAACAATTATTTGCCGCTGTTCGGGCTGTCCATCGCCTTCAAGAACATCGACTACAGCAAGGGCATCTGGGGCAGCGACTGGATCGGCTTCGACAACTTCGAGTACCTGTTCAAGACGAGCGACGCGCTCCTCATCACTCGCAATACGCTGCTGTACAACGCGGTCTTCATCGTTCTCGGGCTTGGCCTCGCCATCGCGGTGGCCATCCTGCTGAACGAGATCAAAAACCGGTTCGCCTCGCGCTTGTACCAGAGCGTCATTATCCTGCCGTTCCTCATCTCGATCATCCTCGTCAGCTACCTCGTGTACGCGATGCTGAGCACCGATACCGGCTTTCTCAACAAGACGCTGCTGCCCGCCCTCGGGATCGAGCCGATCGCCTGGTATACGGAGCCCAAGTACTGGCCGTATATTCTGACGTTCGTGCATCTGTGGAAAGGCGTGGGCTACAACTGCATCGTCTTCCTAGCGGCGATCATCGGCATCGACGGCGAGTACTACGAGGCCGCGCGCCTCGACGGCGCGTCCAAGTGGCTGCAGATCCGCAAGATCACGATTCCGATGATCACGCCGGTCATCATCATGCTCATGCTGCTCGCGATCGGCAGGATATTCTACGCGGACTTTGGGCTGTTCTACCAGGTGCCGCTGAATTCGGGCGCGCTGTTCGAGACGACGAACGTCATCGACACCTATGTCTTCCGCGGCCTGATGCAGCTCGGCGACATCGGCATGTCCTCCGCGGCGGGCTTTTACCAATCGGTCGTCGGCTTCGTGCTCGTGCTGATCTCCAATTATATCGTTCGCAAAATCAACAAAGAAAACGCTTTGTTCTAA
- a CDS encoding arylsulfatase — translation MNPPNLLLITVDQMRFDCLSALGHPVVETPNLDAMTSKGVLFPQAYSAVPSCIPARAAIMTGMSQRSHGRVGYQDQVPWRYTHMLAGELAQAGYHTQCVGKMHVYPARNLCDFHNIVLHDGYLHHNRDKRDTPFAEHFDQVDDYMRWLRREAGTEADLTDLGLDCNASTVGRPWHLPEALHPTNWCVTESIDFLRRRDPSKPFFLWSSFVRPHSPLDPPQAYFDLYKDLELPVPPIGDWVDKEAAALAGGADPTSTFGRLPKRRLDRARAAYYGLITHLDDQIGRLLQALGEYGVLNDTLILFTSDHGELMGDHLAFRKSLPYEGSAKIPLILWDPGGRFGLAAGSRPDTVVELRDIMPTLLEAAGAPIPASVEGASLLGPARGEAGARRSYLHGEHAYGDRSNHFVTDGREKYIWFSQSGEEQFFDLTVDPAELVDRAGDPARADRVALWRERLVRELEGREEGYVMEGRLVAGREPRACLSHIL, via the coding sequence ATGAACCCGCCCAACCTGCTGCTGATCACCGTGGACCAGATGCGCTTCGACTGTTTGAGCGCGCTCGGACACCCCGTCGTCGAGACGCCGAACCTGGATGCGATGACCAGCAAAGGCGTTCTTTTCCCGCAAGCCTACTCGGCCGTCCCGTCCTGCATCCCCGCTCGGGCGGCCATCATGACCGGCATGAGCCAGCGATCGCACGGGAGGGTCGGCTACCAGGACCAGGTACCGTGGCGCTATACGCATATGCTGGCGGGCGAGCTCGCGCAAGCGGGCTACCATACGCAGTGCGTCGGCAAAATGCACGTCTATCCCGCTCGCAACCTGTGCGATTTCCACAACATCGTCCTGCACGACGGGTATCTTCATCATAATCGGGACAAACGCGACACCCCGTTCGCAGAGCACTTCGATCAGGTAGACGATTATATGCGGTGGCTTCGGCGGGAAGCGGGGACGGAGGCGGACCTGACGGACCTGGGCCTGGATTGCAACGCTTCGACCGTCGGTCGCCCGTGGCATCTGCCTGAGGCCTTGCATCCGACCAATTGGTGCGTGACGGAGTCGATCGACTTTCTCCGGCGGCGCGACCCGTCGAAGCCCTTTTTCCTGTGGTCGTCGTTCGTACGGCCGCATTCGCCGCTCGATCCGCCGCAGGCCTACTTCGACCTGTACAAGGATCTGGAGCTGCCGGTGCCGCCGATCGGCGACTGGGTCGACAAGGAGGCTGCCGCGCTGGCTGGCGGCGCAGACCCGACATCGACCTTCGGGCGTCTGCCGAAGCGCAGGCTGGACAGGGCGCGGGCCGCTTATTACGGCCTCATCACGCATCTGGACGATCAGATCGGCCGGCTGCTGCAGGCGCTGGGCGAGTATGGCGTGCTGAACGATACGCTCATCCTGTTTACGTCCGACCATGGCGAGCTGATGGGGGACCATCTTGCGTTTCGCAAGTCGCTCCCCTATGAGGGCAGCGCCAAGATTCCGCTCATCCTCTGGGATCCCGGAGGCCGGTTCGGCCTGGCCGCAGGCAGCCGTCCCGACACGGTCGTCGAGCTGCGCGATATCATGCCGACGCTGCTCGAAGCGGCGGGCGCGCCGATTCCGGCCTCCGTTGAGGGCGCGAGCCTGCTCGGACCGGCGAGAGGAGAAGCGGGAGCCCGGCGTTCCTACCTGCACGGCGAGCACGCATACGGCGACCGGTCCAACCACTTCGTGACGGACGGCCGGGAGAAGTATATTTGGTTTTCGCAGAGCGGCGAAGAGCAGTTCTTCGACCTGACGGTCGATCCGGCCGAGCTCGTCGACAGGGCCGGCGACCCGGCGCGGGCAGACCGCGTGGCGCTATGGCGGGAACGGCTCGTCCGCGAGCTGGAGGGACGGGAGGAAGGCTATGTCATGGAAGGACGATTGGTAGCGGGCAGAGAGCCGCGCGCCTGTCTGTCTCACATTTTATAG
- a CDS encoding glycoside hydrolase family 3 N-terminal domain-containing protein — protein MLGIWHAFIETPRLKLKLQFKVAKKAAYALDMAMEPFPLPVRFDRVEAEGGTLRATGSAYWKPDEETSVELRFEGDAFEGSLRLPSFGVFALACIRGRGPTLYASLADEIAAYRKTDAPPPRSEAEIGEAVEALLGKLSLADKVGQMCQCMASNFSFGGAVASDPPEKLVAEGRAGSVLGAFDLGRVFELQRIAVERSPHGIPLLFNNDIIHGAQTIFPVPLAWACSWDMDAIREACAVSAREAAASGIVYNHGPMVDISRDPRWGRVVEGAGEDPYLGALIAKAQVEGFQGGTDGQGSLRDLDTIVACLKHFVGYGAAEGGRDYNTVDMSEATLRNVYLPPFQAGIEAGAGAVMNAFNIYQGVPVAASVPLLKELLRDELGFEGVLISDYGAVDEIVQHGHARDAKEAAKKAVDATMDIEMVTRAYDHIPRLTAEGKLSQSQIDNAVRRILTLKYRLGLMDDPYRYIRPEREAEMHFSESHLAASRALASKSIVLLKNDGALPLGGASGAGGRLEGAGDAVSLPSTASRDCGPGGRGKLALIGPFADSKDLLGPWQFSRFGHETVTLYEGLVAAGYGEDRLLYAQGSGVGTPIDGGIEAAVAQAEQADVVLLALGEDSGMSGEAASRMRIALPDAQLRLAEAVAATGKPVVLVLTNGRPLDLTWFDRHANAIVETWFLGSQAGHAIADVLTGACNPSGRLTMSFPLHEGQVPVYYNHFRTGRPLTEANAGEKFISKYLDGPNEPLYPFGYGLGYARFEYGELRLDRETLTPGGKLEARVTVTNADGPSGVETVQLYIQDVCGSIVRPVKELKGFAQVALAPGESREIVFAIGESDLAFWSPAAGYAAEPGEFRVMVGPNSRDVRTASFELLEA, from the coding sequence ATGCTCGGAATATGGCATGCGTTTATCGAGACGCCCCGGCTGAAGCTGAAGCTCCAGTTCAAGGTGGCGAAAAAAGCCGCCTATGCGCTCGACATGGCGATGGAGCCGTTCCCGCTGCCGGTGCGGTTCGATCGCGTAGAGGCCGAAGGCGGCACCCTGCGCGCGACCGGCAGCGCTTATTGGAAGCCGGACGAGGAAACGAGCGTGGAGCTGCGCTTCGAGGGAGACGCCTTCGAGGGCAGCCTGCGGCTGCCGTCCTTTGGCGTGTTCGCGCTGGCGTGTATCCGCGGGCGCGGTCCCACGCTCTACGCTTCGCTGGCGGACGAGATCGCCGCTTACCGGAAGACGGACGCGCCGCCGCCTCGCAGCGAAGCGGAGATCGGCGAGGCGGTCGAAGCGCTGCTCGGCAAGCTGTCGCTCGCCGATAAGGTAGGCCAAATGTGCCAGTGCATGGCTTCCAACTTCTCATTCGGCGGCGCGGTCGCGTCCGACCCGCCGGAGAAGCTCGTGGCCGAAGGCCGCGCCGGCTCCGTGCTCGGCGCCTTCGATCTGGGTCGCGTTTTCGAACTGCAGCGGATTGCGGTCGAGCGGTCGCCGCATGGCATCCCGCTGCTGTTCAACAACGACATCATCCACGGGGCGCAGACGATCTTCCCGGTGCCGCTCGCCTGGGCATGCAGCTGGGATATGGACGCGATCCGCGAAGCTTGCGCCGTCTCGGCGCGCGAAGCCGCGGCCTCGGGCATCGTGTACAACCACGGTCCGATGGTCGATATCTCGCGCGATCCGCGTTGGGGCCGGGTCGTAGAAGGCGCCGGCGAGGATCCGTATCTCGGCGCGCTTATCGCTAAGGCGCAGGTCGAGGGCTTCCAGGGCGGCACGGACGGGCAGGGCTCACTGCGCGATCTGGATACGATCGTCGCCTGCCTGAAGCACTTCGTCGGCTACGGCGCGGCCGAAGGCGGGCGCGACTACAACACCGTGGACATGTCCGAGGCGACGCTGCGCAACGTTTATTTGCCGCCTTTTCAGGCGGGAATCGAAGCGGGCGCGGGGGCGGTCATGAACGCCTTCAATATCTACCAGGGCGTGCCGGTCGCGGCGAGCGTCCCGCTGCTGAAGGAGCTGCTGCGCGACGAGCTCGGCTTCGAGGGCGTGCTCATCTCGGACTATGGCGCGGTGGACGAGATCGTGCAGCACGGCCATGCGCGGGATGCCAAGGAGGCTGCGAAAAAGGCGGTCGACGCGACGATGGACATCGAGATGGTCACGCGGGCTTACGACCATATCCCGCGGCTGACCGCGGAAGGCAAGCTGTCCCAGAGCCAAATCGACAACGCGGTGCGCCGCATCCTGACGCTCAAGTACAGGCTCGGCCTCATGGACGATCCTTACCGGTACATTCGGCCGGAGCGGGAGGCGGAGATGCACTTCAGCGAGTCGCATCTTGCGGCGAGCCGGGCGCTGGCGTCGAAGTCGATCGTACTGCTGAAGAACGACGGCGCGCTGCCGCTCGGCGGCGCGTCCGGTGCGGGCGGTCGGCTCGAGGGGGCCGGCGATGCCGTCTCCCTTCCTTCGACCGCATCGCGGGATTGCGGCCCCGGCGGCCGCGGGAAGCTCGCGCTGATCGGACCGTTCGCCGACAGCAAGGACCTGCTCGGACCCTGGCAGTTCTCGCGCTTCGGACACGAGACGGTCACGCTGTACGAGGGGCTCGTCGCCGCGGGCTATGGCGAGGACAGGCTACTGTACGCGCAGGGCAGCGGCGTCGGCACGCCGATCGACGGCGGCATTGAGGCCGCCGTCGCGCAGGCCGAGCAGGCCGACGTCGTCCTTCTCGCGCTGGGCGAAGACAGCGGCATGTCGGGCGAGGCCGCCTCGCGCATGCGCATCGCGCTGCCCGACGCGCAGCTGCGGCTGGCCGAGGCTGTCGCCGCGACGGGCAAGCCCGTCGTCCTCGTGCTGACGAACGGACGGCCGCTCGATCTGACCTGGTTCGACCGGCATGCGAACGCCATCGTCGAGACCTGGTTCCTCGGCTCGCAGGCGGGCCATGCGATCGCGGACGTGCTGACCGGCGCGTGCAATCCGTCGGGCCGGCTGACGATGAGCTTCCCGCTGCACGAAGGGCAGGTGCCGGTGTACTACAATCATTTCCGCACGGGCCGGCCTCTGACGGAGGCGAACGCGGGCGAGAAGTTCATTTCCAAGTACCTCGACGGCCCGAACGAGCCGCTGTATCCGTTCGGCTACGGACTCGGCTACGCCCGGTTCGAATACGGCGAGCTGCGGCTCGACAGGGAAACGCTGACGCCGGGCGGAAAGCTCGAGGCGCGCGTGACCGTGACGAACGCTGATGGACCTTCTGGCGTAGAGACCGTGCAGCTGTACATCCAGGACGTATGCGGCAGCATCGTGCGTCCGGTGAAGGAGCTGAAAGGCTTCGCGCAGGTGGCGCTTGCGCCCGGCGAGAGCCGGGAGATCGTCTTCGCAATCGGCGAGTCCGATCTCGCCTTCTGGTCGCCGGCAGCCGGCTATGCGGCCGAGCCGGGCGAATTCCGTGTCATGGTCGGCCCGAACAGCCGCGACGTGCGGACGGCTTCGTTTGAATTGCTCGAAGCGTGA